The following coding sequences are from one Methanohalophilus halophilus window:
- a CDS encoding pyruvoyl-dependent arginine decarboxylase has product MIPSRAFLTKGTGVHRDKLASFELALRDAGIEKYNLVSVSSILPPGCRMIPKEEGLEYLSPGEIVYSVLARNQTNEAHRLVASAVGTAVPVNEDNYGYISEHHSFGEDEDTAGMYAEDIAATMLATTLGIEFDADSAWQEREQLYRASGHIINTSHFCQTAKGDKSGLWTTVVAAMVFVE; this is encoded by the coding sequence ATGATTCCTTCCAGGGCGTTCCTCACAAAGGGAACTGGTGTCCATCGGGATAAACTGGCTTCCTTTGAACTTGCGTTAAGGGATGCAGGTATTGAAAAATATAATCTTGTGAGTGTTTCCAGTATCCTTCCCCCGGGTTGCAGGATGATTCCAAAGGAGGAGGGTCTTGAATATCTCAGTCCCGGTGAGATTGTCTATTCCGTACTTGCTCGCAACCAGACCAATGAAGCTCATCGCCTGGTAGCTTCGGCAGTGGGAACGGCGGTACCTGTGAATGAGGACAATTACGGATACATTTCAGAACATCATTCCTTCGGGGAAGATGAGGATACCGCAGGGATGTATGCAGAGGATATTGCTGCCACAATGCTCGCAACCACCCTGGGCATTGAATTTGATGCCGATTCTGCCTGGCAGGAAAGGGAACAGCTCTACAGGGCCAGTGGGCATATTATTAATACTTCTCATTTCTGCCAGACCGCCAAAGGTGACAAGAGCGGCCTCTGGACAACCGTTGTGGCTGCTATGGTATTTGTTGAATAA
- a CDS encoding decarboxylase has product MTVPDPKFILSKNVIMQQYDLVEDIADIVTYSSKTNPKVTSVLEEMTDCLFSVHMENELKHINDLSRAVFLAQGWSSAQAKDLYDRGIRNFILDNEHDLDVLLANLKDTNRKVNLMLRLKLRENSIRTERYFVFGMPSATINRRIGELADSPNIGKLGIHFHRKTQNVSEWKLQRDIEDVISPETLDAIDILNIGGGLPSVYANSNADVIGGIFKRITDFRKWLHDRDISLMIEPGRYIAAPAGKLVTRVMAVYEDNVIVNASVYNSDMDAILVPVKLRVENEVSSHEGEAYVIKGCTPCSMDLFRYRVYLEKRPQIGDPITFINAGAYNFRSDFCDLEEITTEFTD; this is encoded by the coding sequence ATGACAGTCCCTGATCCCAAATTCATTCTTTCAAAAAACGTGATTATGCAGCAGTATGATCTGGTGGAAGATATAGCTGACATTGTCACATACAGTTCCAAGACCAACCCCAAAGTAACCTCCGTACTTGAAGAGATGACGGATTGTCTTTTCAGTGTCCATATGGAAAACGAACTGAAACACATAAATGATCTATCCAGAGCGGTATTTCTGGCACAGGGGTGGAGCAGTGCCCAGGCAAAGGACCTCTACGACAGGGGCATTCGGAATTTCATTCTGGACAACGAGCACGACCTGGATGTCCTGCTTGCAAACCTAAAGGACACCAACCGCAAGGTCAACCTTATGCTCAGGCTCAAACTGCGCGAAAATTCCATCCGTACCGAACGCTATTTTGTCTTTGGTATGCCTTCTGCGACCATAAACCGGCGCATTGGCGAACTGGCGGACAGCCCTAATATCGGTAAACTTGGCATACATTTCCACAGGAAGACCCAAAATGTGAGCGAATGGAAACTCCAGCGGGATATCGAAGATGTAATCAGTCCTGAGACACTGGATGCCATCGATATTCTCAATATAGGGGGAGGTTTGCCTTCGGTTTATGCCAACAGTAATGCCGATGTTATCGGAGGTATTTTCAAAAGAATTACAGATTTCAGGAAATGGTTGCATGACAGGGACATATCCCTCATGATTGAACCCGGCAGGTATATCGCCGCACCTGCCGGCAAACTGGTAACCCGTGTGATGGCGGTTTATGAGGACAATGTTATCGTGAATGCTTCTGTGTACAACAGTGATATGGATGCAATTCTGGTACCTGTAAAACTGCGTGTGGAGAATGAGGTCAGCAGTCATGAAGGAGAAGCCTATGTGATCAAGGGTTGTACACCCTGTTCAATGGATCTGTTCAGGTACCGTGTTTATCTCGAAAAGAGGCCGCAAATTGGTGATCCGATTACTTTCATAAATGCAGGGGCCTATAATTTCAGGTCTGATTTCTGCGATCTGGAAGAAATCACCACAGAATTTACTGATTGA
- a CDS encoding deoxyhypusine synthase family protein, with protein sequence MVQVKDLHWKKDMRVSELVNSYENVGFQSVELHRASEVIVKMKKDSAKVFLTFTSNMVTSGLRGFFAQLIELGIADVLVTTVGGLEEDIMKATGEVFSIGNFNTDDVELHERGINRIGNLLIQNQSYMNFEDMITDILRKLYAKQNRWSVSEMLREIGLLLDDQNSILYQAAKNDVPVFCPAITDGAFGFHLYLFQQENPDFIVDVVKDFGNILLTTSHDDRKGVIALGGSISKHHAILATLLNGGAEYAVYMTTAHRTSGSMSGANTSEAKSWGKVKDESDIATVIGDVSITFPLAMTRALDELYEEGLLNIENK encoded by the coding sequence ATGGTTCAGGTAAAGGATCTCCACTGGAAAAAAGACATGAGAGTGTCAGAACTCGTTAATTCCTATGAGAATGTGGGTTTTCAGAGTGTAGAACTGCATAGGGCATCCGAAGTAATAGTCAAGATGAAAAAGGATTCAGCAAAGGTTTTCCTTACATTTACCTCTAACATGGTTACTTCCGGGCTGAGAGGATTTTTTGCCCAGCTCATCGAATTGGGAATTGCAGATGTACTTGTTACAACAGTCGGGGGCCTTGAAGAAGATATAATGAAGGCTACAGGGGAAGTTTTCTCCATCGGCAACTTCAATACCGACGATGTGGAACTCCATGAGAGAGGAATAAACAGAATCGGGAATCTCCTGATCCAGAATCAAAGTTACATGAATTTCGAAGATATGATCACGGATATTCTCAGGAAACTCTACGCAAAGCAAAACCGATGGTCTGTATCAGAGATGCTGCGGGAAATCGGCCTGCTACTGGATGATCAAAATTCAATCCTGTACCAGGCAGCAAAGAATGATGTGCCTGTTTTCTGTCCCGCCATAACCGATGGTGCCTTCGGATTCCACCTGTATCTTTTCCAGCAGGAAAACCCGGATTTCATAGTGGACGTTGTGAAGGATTTCGGCAACATTCTCCTTACAACCAGTCATGATGACAGGAAGGGAGTAATCGCTCTGGGTGGTTCAATATCCAAACATCATGCAATCCTTGCCACATTGCTCAATGGAGGGGCGGAATACGCCGTATACATGACCACAGCCCACCGCACTTCCGGCAGCATGTCCGGTGCCAATACAAGTGAAGCAAAATCCTGGGGCAAAGTTAAGGACGAAAGTGATATTGCCACAGTTATCGGTGATGTCAGCATAACCTTCCCCCTAGCAATGACACGGGCACTGGATGAACTGTACGAAGAAGGATTACTGAATATAGAAAATAAGTAA
- a CDS encoding metal-dependent transcriptional regulator — protein MYTERTEEYLETIQGLINRTSSPAKNKDIAKELEISPATVTEMIQRLSDEGLVTHAPYRGVELTESGITQANNLQRKHLVLKNFFTRVLDINEEVADQEACALEHVMSDVVLERMCSYLAEKGLCDISETTLPSKCSLSREHYISLVEMNEKTKGKVVMVALPKETKDRLTSLGMVAGEDIEIKRKQKQGCISIITKGTEIALGNEVAEKIFVKPAEKEHSLRRRGKHS, from the coding sequence ATGTATACCGAGAGAACCGAAGAATATCTGGAAACCATACAGGGTTTGATCAATCGCACCAGTTCCCCGGCCAAGAACAAGGATATAGCAAAGGAACTTGAAATATCTCCGGCAACAGTTACTGAAATGATACAGCGCCTATCGGATGAAGGCCTTGTGACTCATGCTCCTTATCGCGGGGTTGAATTGACTGAATCCGGAATAACACAGGCCAATAATCTTCAGCGCAAACATCTGGTGCTCAAGAACTTTTTCACCAGGGTACTTGATATAAATGAAGAAGTAGCGGACCAGGAAGCCTGTGCGCTCGAACATGTTATGTCAGATGTTGTACTTGAAAGAATGTGCTCTTATCTGGCAGAAAAAGGTCTTTGCGATATTTCTGAAACCACTCTGCCTTCTAAATGTAGTTTGAGCAGGGAACATTATATTTCTCTTGTAGAAATGAATGAAAAGACTAAAGGAAAAGTGGTAATGGTTGCCCTGCCAAAAGAGACCAAGGATAGGCTCACTTCACTGGGGATGGTTGCAGGTGAGGATATTGAAATCAAAAGAAAACAAAAACAGGGATGTATTTCTATAATTACCAAGGGTACTGAAATAGCCCTGGGAAATGAAGTGGCAGAGAAAATTTTTGTAAAACCTGCAGAAAAAGAGCACAGTCTGCGGAGACGTGGTAAACATTCCTGA
- the feoB gene encoding ferrous iron transport protein B: MVNIPDSCCGAAEKRMHDGDHDMTIAFVGNPSVGKSAFFSRVTGVGVMVSNYPGTTVEMTRGTVKVGRKKIDIVDLPGIYSLGTSTEDERVSKEYLLREYPDVIVNVVDATRLERNLYLTLQILELGVPVVIALNQLDAAREMGIDIDAPKLSQILGVPVVPTVATKGIGLDEVLKEAVDPSLSPEGRIRVHYDNHITEAINDLGVDFPDTASVIKLRALENDADFVRMCCRPHEADLLLSKASEMASGIEDVHDMAISDTMARDLYGEAGQIADSVLSIVEKDTSLKHRIDDMLTSEYVGVVGLAAALLLTFLLVFRVGGFLEEGIVHLFETYLIAPVEAELATSNPIVRNVIIYSLLGIEAGFAIAIPYIGIFYIILSIFEDSGYLTRAAFLLDNLTHRMGLHGRAVIPLVLGLGCNVPAIMATRALNTLRERRIASVLISLIPCSARTVIILGLVGTFVGYWAAVSIYVLEIFIIFITGWILGRGLPGERTGFIMEMGPLRHPDVVSTLKKTWLRIREFIYIAFPLLIVGSALLGGLDTLGILDIFENAVSPISVGILGLPAFAATALVFGILRKEMALEILAVLAGTANFAMVLTPLQMYVFAVITTIYIPCVATIAILKHELGTKDTVMISTFTILLAFTVGALIYQIGMHL; the protein is encoded by the coding sequence GTGGTAAACATTCCTGATTCATGCTGCGGTGCAGCCGAAAAACGCATGCATGATGGCGATCATGACATGACAATTGCCTTTGTTGGCAATCCCAGTGTAGGTAAAAGCGCTTTTTTTTCCAGGGTCACCGGTGTGGGTGTCATGGTTTCCAATTATCCGGGAACCACCGTGGAAATGACACGTGGGACTGTAAAGGTTGGCCGGAAGAAGATAGATATTGTGGATTTGCCAGGTATTTATTCACTGGGTACGTCCACAGAGGATGAACGGGTCTCAAAGGAATACCTGCTGCGTGAATATCCTGATGTAATCGTGAATGTGGTGGATGCCACACGCCTAGAACGTAACCTGTATCTTACCCTCCAGATACTGGAACTCGGTGTACCCGTAGTAATTGCCCTCAATCAGCTGGACGCCGCCAGGGAAATGGGTATTGATATTGACGCCCCTAAATTATCCCAGATACTTGGTGTGCCGGTTGTACCTACTGTTGCCACCAAGGGAATCGGGCTTGATGAAGTCCTGAAAGAAGCAGTAGATCCATCCCTTTCACCAGAAGGGCGAATCCGTGTTCACTATGATAATCATATAACTGAAGCTATCAATGACCTTGGTGTGGATTTTCCTGATACGGCTTCTGTAATAAAATTGCGTGCTCTTGAAAATGACGCTGATTTTGTGCGCATGTGCTGCAGACCCCACGAAGCAGACCTGCTTCTATCAAAGGCTTCAGAAATGGCTTCAGGGATTGAAGATGTCCACGACATGGCGATTTCAGATACCATGGCAAGGGACCTCTACGGGGAAGCTGGACAGATTGCAGACTCTGTCCTGTCAATTGTGGAAAAGGACACTTCTCTAAAGCATCGTATTGATGACATGCTCACATCTGAATATGTGGGTGTCGTGGGTCTTGCAGCGGCCCTTTTACTTACTTTCCTTCTGGTTTTCAGGGTTGGAGGATTCCTGGAAGAGGGGATCGTCCATCTTTTTGAAACCTACCTGATAGCTCCGGTTGAAGCGGAACTTGCAACAAGCAATCCTATTGTGCGCAATGTGATTATCTACTCCCTGCTGGGCATAGAGGCTGGATTTGCCATTGCAATTCCCTACATAGGGATTTTTTATATTATTCTCTCCATTTTCGAGGATTCGGGATACCTGACCCGCGCAGCCTTCCTGCTGGATAACCTTACTCACAGGATGGGGTTGCATGGCAGGGCAGTAATCCCCCTGGTCCTGGGACTGGGCTGTAATGTACCGGCTATCATGGCTACCCGTGCATTGAATACATTGAGAGAGAGGCGTATCGCTTCGGTTCTCATATCTCTTATTCCATGCTCTGCAAGGACTGTTATTATTCTGGGACTTGTAGGAACATTTGTAGGTTATTGGGCTGCAGTATCAATATATGTGCTGGAAATCTTTATAATTTTCATAACCGGCTGGATACTTGGTAGGGGTCTTCCGGGGGAGCGAACCGGTTTTATAATGGAAATGGGTCCGTTGAGGCATCCTGATGTTGTATCCACTCTTAAAAAGACCTGGCTCAGGATACGTGAGTTCATCTACATTGCTTTTCCTCTATTGATAGTGGGGAGTGCATTACTGGGTGGGCTGGATACCCTGGGTATCCTGGATATTTTCGAGAATGCCGTATCCCCTATATCTGTAGGGATTCTCGGTCTGCCTGCTTTTGCTGCCACAGCACTTGTATTCGGTATCCTGCGCAAGGAAATGGCGCTTGAGATTCTGGCGGTGCTTGCGGGTACTGCTAATTTTGCAATGGTATTGACGCCTCTGCAGATGTACGTGTTTGCTGTAATTACAACAATATATATTCCCTGTGTTGCAACCATTGCAATACTAAAACATGAGCTGGGTACAAAGGATACGGTTATGATTTCCACATTCACGATACTCCTTGCATTCACCGTGGGCGCCTTAATCTACCAAATTGGAATGCATTTGTAA
- a CDS encoding C15orf41 family protein encodes MDKTEYDEIHRSVTDASDFEKLALDYCQPVGVVASILHQKIIDYVKKKYYIIQNKSALLLKKWKSGSSIIQLSEEYKFPPTLIATTLLKEMGMSKKYVFNHLDEIEDNRLASEIKEALEIDLYFSPEAHSFQARKGILGEMIVARWLEYRNIEYLTEEELRKQSAEKTPDFLLPDPVEIRGQQISWIESKAVFGNENDHQTYLKKQFSHYEELYGSGMIIYWYGYVDGISLEGHVISDYRIDDEFDPDILRDVVKLLNLTPDW; translated from the coding sequence ATGGACAAAACTGAATACGATGAGATACACCGAAGCGTCACGGATGCTTCAGATTTCGAAAAACTGGCCCTGGATTACTGCCAGCCAGTAGGCGTAGTCGCTTCCATCCTGCACCAGAAAATTATCGATTATGTCAAGAAAAAATACTACATTATCCAGAATAAAAGTGCTTTACTGCTCAAAAAATGGAAAAGCGGCAGTAGTATAATTCAACTTTCAGAAGAATACAAATTCCCTCCTACACTTATAGCCACAACACTGCTAAAAGAGATGGGGATGTCCAAGAAATATGTATTCAACCATCTCGATGAGATAGAAGATAACCGGCTTGCATCTGAAATAAAGGAAGCCCTTGAAATAGACCTCTATTTCTCACCTGAAGCCCACTCTTTTCAGGCCAGGAAAGGAATATTAGGAGAAATGATTGTAGCCAGGTGGCTTGAATACAGAAATATCGAATATCTGACAGAAGAAGAATTGAGAAAGCAAAGTGCAGAAAAGACACCTGATTTTTTACTTCCAGATCCTGTTGAGATCCGGGGACAGCAGATAAGCTGGATCGAAAGCAAAGCCGTATTTGGTAACGAAAACGATCATCAGACCTATCTCAAAAAGCAGTTTTCCCACTATGAAGAATTATACGGCAGTGGAATGATTATCTACTGGTACGGTTACGTGGATGGAATCAGCCTTGAAGGCCACGTAATAAGTGACTACAGGATAGATGATGAGTTTGATCCAGACATCCTGCGGGATGTAGTTAAACTGCTCAATCTCACGCCTGACTGGTAA
- a CDS encoding endonuclease III domain-containing protein: MLQSVYDTLIREFGSQQWWPAETPFEVIVGAMLTQQTKWTNVDKAIDNLKQKNVLEAGKLAEMDLQELEEDIRCTGFYRQKASRLKGISNFFYNHGEEVLFSLPAEKLRRHLLELKGIGPETADSILLYAAGKPRFVIDAYTTRIMRCIGIEGNYHQLQETFEKNIPNDVEMYKEYHALIVEYAKRYCSTRQCDKCLLKGNKDGQN; encoded by the coding sequence ATGCTGCAGTCTGTCTATGACACACTAATCCGGGAATTTGGTTCACAGCAGTGGTGGCCTGCTGAAACCCCTTTTGAAGTTATCGTGGGAGCAATGCTTACACAGCAGACAAAATGGACTAATGTGGATAAAGCTATCGATAACCTCAAACAGAAAAATGTTCTTGAAGCCGGCAAACTGGCAGAGATGGATCTGCAGGAACTTGAAGAGGATATCAGATGTACCGGATTTTACAGACAAAAAGCCAGCAGGTTAAAAGGAATATCAAACTTTTTTTATAATCACGGTGAAGAAGTACTTTTTTCACTTCCAGCAGAAAAACTACGCAGGCATTTACTTGAATTAAAGGGTATCGGACCTGAAACCGCAGATAGCATCCTGTTATATGCTGCCGGAAAACCCCGTTTTGTAATTGATGCATATACAACCAGAATAATGCGATGTATAGGAATTGAGGGTAATTATCACCAGCTGCAGGAAACATTTGAGAAAAACATTCCAAATGATGTGGAAATGTATAAGGAATACCACGCCCTGATAGTTGAGTATGCTAAAAGGTACTGTTCAACCAGGCAGTGCGACAAATGTCTCCTGAAGGGGAACAAGGATGGACAAAACTGA